A DNA window from Impatiens glandulifera chromosome 7, dImpGla2.1, whole genome shotgun sequence contains the following coding sequences:
- the LOC124945015 gene encoding probable serine/threonine-protein kinase At1g54610 isoform X1, translated as MGCVFGREVSSGVVRQQKEQKQEVQAERESRNVAEESREVTQVRAPTVDDKDQAVNNVVHEEKYDGDNRKMGEKRRSRPNTILRNLPKHKHGEQVAAGWPSWLSAHVGEVIDGWLPRRADTFEKIDKIGSGTYSNVYKARDTITGKIVALKKVRFDNLEPESVRFMCREIIILRRLDHPNVIKLEGLVTSRMSCSLYLVFEYMEHDLAGLAASPDIRFTEKQVKCYLKQLLSGLEHCHSRGVLHRDIKGSNLLIDDDGILRIADFGLATIVDPNHKNPMTSRVVTLWYRAPELLLGATDYGVGIDLWSAGCILAELLAGKPIMPGHTEIEQLHRIYKLCGSPSDDYWKKFRSPNATVFKPRQPYKRCVSETFNHFPQSSLPLIEKLLSIDPTERETATDALRSEFFTTEPYACDPSTLPKYPPTKEIDAKRRDEEARRLRAAKKGQVDGGKKARSRDRAVRAMPAPEANAELQSNVDQRRRLISHANAKSKSEKFPPPHQDGGSQLLEGMVPLGASHRFDPSLERSRPFW; from the exons ATGGGATGTGTTTTTGGTCGAGAGGTTTCTTCTGGTGTAGTTCGCCAGCAAAAGGAACAGAAACAAGAGGTTCAGGCTGAGAGGGAAAGCAGGAATGTGGCCGAGGAATCTAGGGAGGTGACGCAGGTGAGAGCACCAACTGTTGATGACAAAGATCAAGCTGTCAATAATGTTGTCCATGAGGAGAAGTATGATGGAGATAACAGGAAAATGGGTGAGAAGAGAAGATCAAGACCTAATACTATACTCCGCAATCTTCCAAAGCATAAGCATGGAGAACAAGTAGCTGCAGGATGGCCATCATGGCTCTCTGCTCATGTAGGTGAAGTAATTGATGGTTGGCTTCCTCGACGGGCAGACACATTTGAGAAGATTGACAAG ATTGGGTCAGGAACATATAGCAACGTCTACAAGGCAAGAGATACCATTACAGGGAAAATTGTTGCGCTGAAGAAGGTTCGGTTTGATAATTTAGAACCTGAAAGCGTGAGATTCATGTGTAGGGAGATTATCATTTTACGGAGACTGGATCATCCAAATGTAATAAAGTTGGAGGGTTTAGTTACGTCGAGAATGTCATGCAGTTTATACTTGGTATTCGAATATATGGAGCATGATTTGGCTGGTCTTGCTGCCAGCCCAGACATCAGGTTCACTGAGAAACAG GTGAAATGTTACCTGAAGCAGCTGTTGTCTGGACTTGAGCATTGTCACAGCCGTGGCGTGCTTCATCGAGACATTAAAGGATCAAATCTActgattgatgatgatggtaTTCTTAGAATAGCCGATTTTGGGTTGGCAACTATTGTAGACCCCAACCACAAGAACCCCATGACAAGTCGGGTGGTTACATTGTGGTATCGAGCTCCAGAGTTGCTTCTTGGAGCCACTGATTATGGTGTAGGCATAGACTTGTGGAGTGCTGGTTGTATTTTAGCTGAGTTATTAGCTGGGAAACCTATTATGCCTGGACATACAGAG ATAGAACAATTACACAGGATATACAAACTATGTGGTTCTCCTTCTGATGATTACTGGAAAAAGTTTAGGTCTCCCAATGCAACTGTGTTTAAGCCACGTCAGCCTTACAAGCGTTGTGTTTCTGAGACATTCAATCATTTTCCACAATCATCTCTTCCGCTGATTGAAAAGCTTCTTTCAATTGACCCAACAGAACGAGAAACTGCAACAGATGCATTAAGAAGTGAA TTTTTCACCACTGAACCCTATGCTTGTGATCCATCTACGCTCCCAAAATATCCCCCTACAAAAGAGATTGATGCAAAGCGACGTGACGAAGAAGCACGCAG GCTGAGAGCTGCAAAAAAAGGGCAGGTAGATGGTGGTAAGAAAGCAAGATCACGAGACAGGGCTGTTCGTGCAATGCCTGCACCGGAAGCTAATGCTGAGCTTCAATCCAATGTTGAt CAGCGTAGGCGTCTTATTAGCCATGCAAACGCGAAAAGCAAAAGTGAGAAGTTTCCTCCACCTCATCAAGATGGAGGAAGTCAATTACTTGAGGGGATGGTTCCTTTGGGCGCTTCACACCGCTTTGATCCTTCCCTTGAGCGTAGTAGGCCTTTTTGGTGA
- the LOC124945015 gene encoding probable serine/threonine-protein kinase At1g54610 isoform X2, protein MGCVFGREVSSGVVRQQKEQKQEVQAERESRNVAEESREVTQVRAPTVDDKDQAVNNVVHEEKYDGDNRKMGEKRRSRPNTILRNLPKHKHGEQVAAGWPSWLSAHVGEVIDGWLPRRADTFEKIDKIGSGTYSNVYKARDTITGKIVALKKVRFDNLEPESVRFMCREIIILRRLDHPNVIKLEGLVTSRMSCSLYLVFEYMEHDLAGLAASPDIRFTEKQVKCYLKQLLSGLEHCHSRGVLHRDIKGSNLLIDDDGILRIADFGLATIVDPNHKNPMTSRVVTLWYRAPELLLGATDYGVGIDLWSAGCILAELLAGKPIMPGHTEIEQLHRIYKLCGSPSDDYWKKFRSPNATVFKPRQPYKRCVSETFNHFPQSSLPLIEKLLSIDPTERETATDALRSEFFTTEPYACDPSTLPKYPPTKEIDAKRRDEEARRLRAAKKGQVDGGKKARSRDRAVRAMPAPEANAELQSNVDRRRLISHANAKSKSEKFPPPHQDGGSQLLEGMVPLGASHRFDPSLERSRPFW, encoded by the exons ATGGGATGTGTTTTTGGTCGAGAGGTTTCTTCTGGTGTAGTTCGCCAGCAAAAGGAACAGAAACAAGAGGTTCAGGCTGAGAGGGAAAGCAGGAATGTGGCCGAGGAATCTAGGGAGGTGACGCAGGTGAGAGCACCAACTGTTGATGACAAAGATCAAGCTGTCAATAATGTTGTCCATGAGGAGAAGTATGATGGAGATAACAGGAAAATGGGTGAGAAGAGAAGATCAAGACCTAATACTATACTCCGCAATCTTCCAAAGCATAAGCATGGAGAACAAGTAGCTGCAGGATGGCCATCATGGCTCTCTGCTCATGTAGGTGAAGTAATTGATGGTTGGCTTCCTCGACGGGCAGACACATTTGAGAAGATTGACAAG ATTGGGTCAGGAACATATAGCAACGTCTACAAGGCAAGAGATACCATTACAGGGAAAATTGTTGCGCTGAAGAAGGTTCGGTTTGATAATTTAGAACCTGAAAGCGTGAGATTCATGTGTAGGGAGATTATCATTTTACGGAGACTGGATCATCCAAATGTAATAAAGTTGGAGGGTTTAGTTACGTCGAGAATGTCATGCAGTTTATACTTGGTATTCGAATATATGGAGCATGATTTGGCTGGTCTTGCTGCCAGCCCAGACATCAGGTTCACTGAGAAACAG GTGAAATGTTACCTGAAGCAGCTGTTGTCTGGACTTGAGCATTGTCACAGCCGTGGCGTGCTTCATCGAGACATTAAAGGATCAAATCTActgattgatgatgatggtaTTCTTAGAATAGCCGATTTTGGGTTGGCAACTATTGTAGACCCCAACCACAAGAACCCCATGACAAGTCGGGTGGTTACATTGTGGTATCGAGCTCCAGAGTTGCTTCTTGGAGCCACTGATTATGGTGTAGGCATAGACTTGTGGAGTGCTGGTTGTATTTTAGCTGAGTTATTAGCTGGGAAACCTATTATGCCTGGACATACAGAG ATAGAACAATTACACAGGATATACAAACTATGTGGTTCTCCTTCTGATGATTACTGGAAAAAGTTTAGGTCTCCCAATGCAACTGTGTTTAAGCCACGTCAGCCTTACAAGCGTTGTGTTTCTGAGACATTCAATCATTTTCCACAATCATCTCTTCCGCTGATTGAAAAGCTTCTTTCAATTGACCCAACAGAACGAGAAACTGCAACAGATGCATTAAGAAGTGAA TTTTTCACCACTGAACCCTATGCTTGTGATCCATCTACGCTCCCAAAATATCCCCCTACAAAAGAGATTGATGCAAAGCGACGTGACGAAGAAGCACGCAG GCTGAGAGCTGCAAAAAAAGGGCAGGTAGATGGTGGTAAGAAAGCAAGATCACGAGACAGGGCTGTTCGTGCAATGCCTGCACCGGAAGCTAATGCTGAGCTTCAATCCAATGTTGAt CGTAGGCGTCTTATTAGCCATGCAAACGCGAAAAGCAAAAGTGAGAAGTTTCCTCCACCTCATCAAGATGGAGGAAGTCAATTACTTGAGGGGATGGTTCCTTTGGGCGCTTCACACCGCTTTGATCCTTCCCTTGAGCGTAGTAGGCCTTTTTGGTGA